Proteins found in one Rhodovulum sp. MB263 genomic segment:
- a CDS encoding MotA/TolQ/ExbB proton channel family protein — protein MDLTHKTAAIAEFLDRGGPAIWAIAALSVLTVALILWKLWRLAWAGAWSRAAAERAVAGWLEGDIWRARTALDGRSGLRGVAVRAAIEARLDPELDATTAREEVARVATGALTRARSGLRALDLIATIAPLIGLLGTVLGMIAAFKTLQETGARADPSALAGGIWEALLTTAAGMAVAIPASVALSWFESVAESARVDIEDAATRVLTRGGPGRTALRAAAE, from the coding sequence ATGGACCTGACCCACAAGACCGCCGCAATCGCCGAGTTTCTTGACAGGGGCGGCCCGGCGATCTGGGCCATCGCCGCGCTTTCGGTGCTGACGGTGGCGCTGATCCTGTGGAAGCTCTGGCGCCTTGCCTGGGCCGGTGCCTGGTCGCGGGCGGCGGCGGAACGCGCTGTCGCGGGCTGGCTCGAAGGCGATATCTGGCGCGCCCGCACCGCGCTGGACGGACGTTCGGGCCTGCGCGGCGTCGCTGTGCGGGCCGCGATCGAGGCCCGGCTCGACCCCGAGCTTGATGCCACCACCGCCCGCGAAGAGGTCGCCCGCGTCGCCACGGGCGCGCTGACCCGGGCGCGCTCCGGGCTGCGCGCGCTGGATCTGATCGCGACCATCGCCCCGCTGATCGGTCTTCTCGGCACCGTGCTGGGCATGATCGCGGCCTTCAAGACCCTGCAGGAAACCGGGGCGCGGGCCGATCCTTCGGCGCTGGCAGGCGGCATCTGGGAGGCGCTTCTGACCACCGCGGCGGGCATGGCTGTGGCGATCCCGGCTTCGGTTGCGCTGTCCTGGTTCGAAAGTGTCGCAGAATCTGCGCGGGTCGATATCGAGGATGCCGCGACCCGCGTCCTGACCCGGGGCGGGCCGGGCCGGACGGCGCTCCGGGCGGCTGCGGAATGA
- a CDS encoding biopolymer transporter ExbD, protein MSLGLQPAAARRRPSLTPMVDVVFLLLVFFMLAARMGAEVALPVAGGAGGSAEWSGPPRLIDIGPETLALNGVETPLDALAGALAPLVSGPSDPVVLRPRDGAELQRVIEVIETLSAAGYSQPILVE, encoded by the coding sequence ATGAGCCTCGGGCTGCAACCTGCGGCGGCCCGGCGGCGACCCAGCCTGACGCCGATGGTCGATGTCGTGTTCCTGCTTCTGGTCTTCTTCATGCTGGCCGCGCGGATGGGCGCCGAGGTGGCACTGCCGGTCGCGGGCGGCGCGGGCGGCAGTGCCGAGTGGTCCGGCCCGCCCCGGCTGATCGACATCGGCCCCGAGACGCTGGCGCTGAACGGGGTCGAGACGCCGCTTGATGCCCTGGCCGGGGCGCTGGCACCGCTGGTCTCCGGGCCTTCCGATCCGGTCGTGTTGCGTCCGCGCGACGGCGCCGAGCTGCAGCGGGTGATCGAGGTGATCGAGACCCTGTCGGCCGCCGGCTACAGCCAGCCGATCCTGGTGGAGTAA
- a CDS encoding biopolymer transporter ExbD has protein sequence MRLAMPAPRPARESVVPMINVVFLLLIFFLIGARLAPPEPIEIEPPEAVSDRPPEADAALLVAADGMLAYGDARDEAVYAALAEVPREGPLAVRADRAAEGAVVARVLARLAAEGVSPVELVAAAR, from the coding sequence ATGCGCCTGGCCATGCCCGCTCCGCGCCCGGCCCGGGAAAGCGTCGTTCCGATGATCAACGTGGTGTTTCTGCTGCTGATCTTCTTTCTGATCGGCGCGCGGCTCGCGCCGCCAGAGCCGATCGAGATAGAGCCGCCCGAGGCCGTCTCCGACCGCCCGCCCGAGGCGGACGCGGCACTTCTGGTCGCCGCTGACGGCATGCTTGCCTATGGTGATGCGCGGGACGAGGCCGTCTATGCCGCCCTGGCCGAGGTGCCGCGCGAGGGGCCGTTGGCCGTCCGGGCGGATCGTGCCGCCGAGGGCGCGGTCGTCGCGCGGGTGCTGGCCCGGCTTGCCGCCGAAGGGGTGTCCCCTGTCGAGCTGGTCGCGGCCGCACGCTGA
- a CDS encoding energy transducer TonB, whose amino-acid sequence MRGGLEVLAFGGLALVLHLALWPGDEAPGISAAGSGGEDLATLAAATAAIARQVSEWDSPPAPPQALPAPEAPPPPEAPPELLPPEPVPELTAPAPRRPDLPRLAALTAPEPPPPEHQPDPKPDPDPKPEVHQARADTPRPAERPDAKPAPKPQPATQQAVRAAASQSSEAQQAQKAAGAGGAARGRAGEATVATRDPGRVATLMAEWGAAIRARIQRRVPEGAGRGTALVELTVSARGALVSVRVVRSSGNARLDGLALAAVRQAGRFPAAPAGLGDAARSFSLEVRSR is encoded by the coding sequence ATGCGGGGTGGGCTCGAAGTTCTGGCCTTCGGCGGTCTGGCGCTCGTGCTGCATCTGGCGCTCTGGCCCGGGGATGAGGCGCCCGGGATCAGCGCCGCGGGCAGCGGCGGCGAGGATCTCGCCACGCTGGCCGCGGCGACGGCCGCCATTGCCCGCCAGGTTTCGGAATGGGACAGCCCGCCCGCGCCGCCCCAGGCCCTGCCCGCGCCCGAGGCGCCGCCGCCGCCCGAAGCCCCGCCCGAGCTTCTGCCCCCCGAGCCTGTGCCAGAGTTGACGGCCCCGGCGCCGCGCCGTCCCGATCTGCCGCGTCTTGCCGCCCTGACCGCGCCCGAGCCGCCGCCGCCCGAACACCAACCCGACCCCAAACCCGACCCCGATCCGAAACCCGAGGTGCATCAGGCCCGGGCCGATACGCCCCGCCCGGCCGAGCGTCCCGATGCGAAACCCGCGCCGAAGCCCCAGCCCGCGACGCAGCAGGCGGTCCGCGCCGCGGCGTCGCAAAGCTCCGAGGCGCAGCAGGCGCAAAAGGCGGCCGGGGCCGGGGGCGCGGCGCGGGGGAGGGCCGGCGAGGCCACCGTCGCCACCCGCGATCCGGGCCGCGTCGCCACGCTGATGGCAGAATGGGGGGCCGCGATCCGGGCTCGCATCCAGCGCCGGGTTCCCGAGGGCGCGGGACGGGGCACGGCGCTGGTCGAACTGACGGTCTCGGCCCGGGGCGCGCTGGTTTCGGTGCGGGTGGTGCGTTCTTCCGGCAATGCCCGGCTTGACGGGCTGGCGCTGGCGGCGGTGCGTCAGGCCGGCCGTTTCCCGGCCGCGCCGGCCGGGCTTGGCGACGCCGCCCGCAGCTTCAGCCTCGAGGTCCGCTCGCGCTGA
- the htpX gene encoding zinc metalloprotease HtpX, producing the protein MGYFRTALLMAALTAVFMGLGAMLAGSTGAMIALAVAAAMNLLTWWNSDAMVLRMNNARPATGADGAELQQIVTGLARGAGMPVPKVYLIDSDQPNAFATGRSPENAAVAATTGLLARLSREEVAGVMAHELAHIRNRDTLIMTVTATFAGAISMLANFAFFFGGRREGGGGIIATIAMALLAPMAAALIQMAISRSREYEADRIGAEICGRPLWLASALTKIEALAARIDNVAAERNPATAHMFIINPLHGGARDKLFSTHPNTANRVAALQRMAGHAAPAMSPPTAPRPIRRAPRGPWG; encoded by the coding sequence ATGGGATATTTCCGGACGGCACTTCTGATGGCGGCTCTGACCGCCGTCTTCATGGGCCTCGGCGCGATGCTCGCGGGCAGCACAGGTGCGATGATCGCCCTTGCTGTCGCGGCCGCGATGAACCTTCTGACCTGGTGGAACTCGGACGCCATGGTCCTGAGGATGAACAACGCCCGGCCCGCGACCGGAGCGGACGGGGCCGAGCTTCAGCAGATCGTGACCGGGCTTGCGCGCGGGGCGGGCATGCCGGTGCCCAAGGTCTATCTGATCGACAGCGACCAGCCGAACGCCTTCGCCACCGGGCGCAGCCCCGAGAATGCGGCGGTGGCCGCCACCACGGGCCTGCTGGCCCGGCTGTCGCGCGAGGAGGTCGCGGGCGTGATGGCCCATGAGCTGGCCCATATCCGGAACCGTGACACGCTGATCATGACCGTCACCGCCACCTTCGCGGGGGCGATCTCGATGCTGGCGAATTTCGCCTTCTTCTTCGGCGGACGGCGCGAGGGCGGCGGCGGCATCATCGCCACCATCGCCATGGCCCTGCTGGCGCCGATGGCCGCGGCGCTGATCCAGATGGCGATCAGCCGCAGCCGCGAATACGAGGCCGACCGGATCGGGGCCGAGATCTGCGGCCGGCCGCTCTGGCTGGCCTCGGCGCTGACCAAGATCGAGGCGCTGGCCGCGCGGATCGACAATGTCGCGGCCGAGCGCAACCCGGCCACGGCGCATATGTTCATCATCAACCCGCTGCATGGCGGAGCCCGCGACAAGCTGTTCTCGACCCATCCGAATACCGCGAACCGGGTCGCGGCGCTGCAACGGATGGCCGGGCACGCCGCGCCCGCCATGAGCCCCCCGACCGCGCCCCGCCCGATCCGTCGCGCGCCGCGCGGGCCCTGGGGCTGA
- the acs gene encoding acetate--CoA ligase, whose product MHAPDPDFVSGAHIDSAKYEAMYRDSVENPEGFWGGHGKRLDWIKPYTEVKNTNFRMGEVEIHWFRDGTLNVASNCIDRHLKTRGDQDAIIFVPDEPDAPVRHITYRELHEKVNRMANVLLSQGVMRGDRVVIYMPMIPEAAYAMLACARIGAIHSVVFAGFSADGLANRINDCGAKVVITADTAPRGGRKTALKSNTDAALLHCSDKVRCMVVKHTGDQTTWIPGRDVDVLELMEHASPDCPPRELAAEHPLFILYTSGSTGKPKGVVHSSGGYLAYAAMTHEYTFDYHEGDVFWCTADVGWVTGHSYIVYGPLANGATTVMFEGVPTYPDAGRFWQICQDLKVNQFYTAPTVIRALMGQGTEWVEKYDLSSLKVLGSVGEPINPEAWEWYNTHIGQGRCPIVDTWWQTETGGHLLTPLPGATPTKPGSATRPFFGVQPVVLEPESGREIDSTEAEGVLCLKDSWPGQMRTIWGDHDRFQETYFSHYKGYYFSGDGCRRDADGYYWVTGRVDDVINVSGHRMGTAEVESALVAHQAVAEAAVVGYPHELKGQGIYAYVTLMNGIEATDALRKELEKWVRTEIGPIAKPDIIQWAPGLPKTRSGKIMRRILRKIAENDFGSLGDISTLADPSVVEELIGNRMNRG is encoded by the coding sequence ATGCATGCGCCGGATCCGGATTTTGTCTCCGGGGCGCATATCGATTCGGCGAAATACGAGGCGATGTACCGTGACTCCGTCGAGAATCCCGAGGGGTTCTGGGGCGGGCACGGGAAGCGTCTGGACTGGATCAAGCCCTATACGGAGGTGAAGAACACGAACTTCCGGATGGGCGAGGTCGAGATCCACTGGTTCCGGGACGGCACGCTGAACGTGGCCTCGAACTGCATCGACCGCCATCTGAAGACCCGGGGCGATCAGGATGCGATCATCTTCGTGCCCGACGAGCCCGACGCGCCGGTCCGGCACATCACCTATCGCGAGCTGCACGAGAAGGTGAACCGGATGGCCAATGTCCTGCTGAGCCAGGGCGTGATGCGGGGCGACCGCGTGGTCATCTATATGCCGATGATCCCCGAAGCGGCCTATGCGATGCTGGCCTGCGCCCGGATCGGGGCGATCCATTCGGTGGTTTTCGCGGGCTTCTCGGCCGATGGTCTCGCGAACCGGATCAACGATTGCGGCGCCAAGGTCGTCATCACCGCAGATACCGCCCCCCGGGGCGGGCGCAAGACCGCGCTGAAGTCGAATACCGATGCGGCCCTTCTGCACTGCTCGGACAAGGTGCGCTGCATGGTCGTCAAGCATACCGGCGACCAGACCACCTGGATTCCGGGGCGGGATGTGGACGTTCTCGAGTTGATGGAGCATGCCAGCCCCGACTGCCCGCCGCGCGAGCTGGCCGCGGAGCATCCGCTCTTCATCCTCTACACCTCGGGCTCGACCGGCAAGCCCAAGGGCGTGGTGCATTCCTCGGGCGGCTATCTCGCCTATGCCGCGATGACCCATGAATACACCTTCGACTATCACGAGGGCGACGTGTTCTGGTGCACCGCCGATGTCGGCTGGGTCACCGGCCACAGCTACATCGTCTATGGCCCGCTCGCCAATGGCGCGACCACCGTCATGTTCGAGGGCGTGCCGACCTATCCCGATGCGGGCCGGTTCTGGCAGATCTGCCAGGACCTGAAGGTCAACCAGTTCTACACCGCCCCCACCGTGATCCGGGCGCTGATGGGCCAGGGTACCGAGTGGGTCGAGAAATACGATCTCTCGAGCCTCAAGGTGCTGGGCTCGGTCGGCGAGCCGATCAACCCCGAGGCCTGGGAATGGTACAACACCCATATCGGCCAGGGCCGCTGCCCGATCGTCGACACCTGGTGGCAGACCGAGACCGGCGGCCATCTGCTGACGCCGCTGCCCGGCGCCACCCCGACCAAGCCCGGCTCGGCGACCCGGCCCTTCTTCGGGGTGCAGCCGGTGGTGCTGGAGCCGGAATCGGGCCGCGAGATCGACAGCACCGAGGCCGAGGGCGTGCTCTGCCTCAAGGACAGCTGGCCCGGGCAGATGCGCACGATCTGGGGCGATCACGACCGCTTCCAGGAGACCTATTTCAGCCATTACAAGGGCTATTACTTCTCGGGCGACGGCTGCAGGCGCGATGCCGACGGCTATTACTGGGTCACCGGCCGGGTCGATGACGTGATCAACGTCTCGGGCCACCGGATGGGCACGGCCGAGGTGGAATCGGCCCTTGTCGCCCACCAGGCGGTGGCCGAGGCCGCGGTGGTGGGCTATCCGCATGAGCTGAAGGGCCAGGGCATCTACGCCTATGTGACGCTGATGAACGGGATCGAGGCGACCGACGCGCTCCGCAAGGAGCTCGAGAAATGGGTCCGCACCGAGATCGGCCCGATCGCCAAGCCCGACATCATCCAATGGGCCCCGGGCCTTCCCAAGACCCGCTCGGGCAAGATCATGCGCCGCATCCTCAGGAAGATCGCCGAGAACGATTTCGGCTCCCTCGGCGACATCTCGACCCTCGCCGACCCCTCCGTCGTCGAGGAGCTCATCGGCAACAGGATGAACCGGGGCTGA
- a CDS encoding DUF4212 domain-containing protein, whose translation MSGQDSAYWRANVRIILVCLVIWAVSSFGLGIVLRPALEGIMIGGADLGFWFAQQGSIYVFLVLIFVYAWLMNGLDRKYGVDE comes from the coding sequence ATGTCCGGACAGGACTCTGCCTATTGGCGCGCCAATGTGCGCATCATTCTCGTCTGCCTGGTGATCTGGGCGGTCTCATCCTTCGGTCTGGGCATCGTGCTCCGGCCGGCGCTGGAAGGCATCATGATCGGCGGCGCCGATCTGGGCTTCTGGTTCGCCCAGCAAGGCTCGATCTACGTCTTTCTGGTGCTGATCTTCGTCTATGCCTGGCTGATGAACGGGCTGGATCGCAAATACGGCGTGGATGAGTAA
- a CDS encoding sodium:solute symporter family protein, producing the protein MDQFTLNLIFVGLTFAIYIGIAIWARAGSTAEFYAAGRGVHPVLNGMATGADWMSAASFISMAGIIALAPGGGYTQSAFLMGWTGGYVLLALLLAPYLRKFGKFTVPEFIGDRFYSGGARLLAVVCLIVISITYVIGQMRGVGVTFGRFLEVSTDTGLYIGAAIVFAYAVFGGMKGITYTQVAQYVVLIIAYTIPAIFISLALTGSFLPQLGLIGSYAPGGGEQALLAKLDEVVTELGFTAYTADTPNMLNMFLFTMSLMIGTAGLPHVIIRFFTVPKVADARTSAGWALVFIALLYTVAPAVGSMARLNLTTTMWPNAVTGNALDGDAVSLEAIQTDPRLNWVKTWEQTGLLHMEDLNGDGRIQYYNDKNPEMQALAAERGWQGNEVIRIDNDIMVLANPEIAALPSWVIALVAAGAVAAALSTAAGLLLAISSAISHDLIKGAINPKISEKGELLAARISMTGAILIATWLGLNPPGFAAQVVALAFGLAAATIFPVLMMGIFSKRVNKEGAIAGMLVGLVFTAIYIFLYKGWFFIPGTATFADVPENYLFGISPLSIGAVGAALNFAVAFGVSAVTRTPPREVVELVESIRVPRGAGAATDH; encoded by the coding sequence ATGGATCAGTTTACCCTCAATCTCATTTTCGTCGGCCTCACCTTCGCCATCTATATCGGCATCGCGATCTGGGCGCGGGCGGGCTCGACCGCGGAATTCTATGCTGCGGGACGGGGCGTTCACCCGGTCCTGAACGGGATGGCGACCGGGGCCGACTGGATGTCGGCGGCCTCGTTCATCTCGATGGCCGGGATCATCGCGCTGGCACCCGGTGGCGGCTATACCCAGTCGGCCTTCCTGATGGGCTGGACCGGCGGCTATGTGCTGCTGGCGCTGCTGCTGGCGCCCTATCTGCGCAAGTTCGGCAAGTTCACCGTGCCGGAATTCATCGGCGACCGCTTCTATTCGGGCGGCGCGCGGCTGCTGGCCGTGGTCTGCCTGATCGTGATCTCGATCACCTATGTCATCGGACAGATGCGCGGCGTCGGCGTGACCTTCGGGCGCTTCCTCGAGGTCTCTACCGATACCGGGCTTTACATCGGCGCGGCCATCGTCTTCGCCTATGCGGTGTTCGGCGGCATGAAGGGCATCACCTATACCCAGGTGGCGCAATATGTGGTGCTGATCATTGCCTATACCATTCCGGCGATCTTCATCTCGCTGGCGCTGACCGGGTCCTTCCTGCCCCAGCTCGGGCTGATCGGCTCTTACGCGCCGGGTGGGGGCGAGCAGGCCCTGCTTGCCAAGCTCGACGAGGTGGTCACCGAGCTAGGCTTCACCGCCTATACCGCCGACACCCCGAACATGCTGAACATGTTCCTCTTCACCATGTCGCTGATGATCGGCACCGCGGGCCTGCCGCATGTCATCATCCGCTTCTTCACCGTGCCGAAAGTGGCCGATGCGCGCACCTCGGCGGGCTGGGCGCTGGTCTTCATCGCGCTGCTTTACACCGTGGCCCCGGCCGTGGGCTCGATGGCGCGGCTGAACCTGACCACCACGATGTGGCCCAATGCGGTCACCGGCAATGCGCTGGACGGCGATGCGGTCAGCCTCGAGGCGATCCAGACCGATCCCAGGCTGAACTGGGTGAAGACCTGGGAACAGACCGGCCTGCTGCATATGGAAGACCTGAACGGCGACGGTCGGATCCAGTATTACAACGACAAGAACCCCGAGATGCAGGCACTGGCGGCCGAGCGCGGCTGGCAGGGCAATGAGGTCATCAGGATCGACAACGACATCATGGTGCTGGCCAATCCCGAGATCGCTGCGCTGCCCTCCTGGGTGATCGCGCTGGTGGCCGCGGGCGCGGTGGCGGCGGCGCTGTCGACCGCGGCGGGGCTGCTCCTGGCGATTTCCTCGGCGATCTCGCATGACCTGATCAAGGGAGCGATCAATCCGAAGATCTCGGAGAAGGGCGAGTTGCTGGCCGCCCGGATCTCGATGACCGGCGCGATCCTGATCGCCACCTGGCTTGGCCTCAACCCGCCCGGCTTTGCCGCGCAGGTGGTGGCGCTGGCCTTCGGTCTGGCCGCGGCGACGATCTTCCCGGTGCTGATGATGGGGATCTTCTCCAAGCGCGTGAACAAGGAAGGCGCCATCGCGGGGATGCTTGTCGGGCTGGTCTTCACCGCCATCTACATCTTCCTCTACAAGGGCTGGTTCTTCATCCCCGGGACCGCCACCTTCGCGGATGTCCCCGAGAACTACCTGTTCGGCATCTCGCCGCTCTCGATCGGCGCGGTTGGCGCGGCGCTGAACTTCGCGGTCGCCTTCGGGGTCTCGGCCGTGACCCGGACGCCGCCGCGCGAGGTGGTGGAGCTGGTCGAAAGCATCCGCGTGCCGCGCGGGGCCGGTGCTGCGACCGATCACTGA
- a CDS encoding DUF294 nucleotidyltransferase-like domain-containing protein: MPDPEADILASLTRYAPFDMVPAAALEALGPSLTRIAAEAGQTLSYEGERLEALLVIESGSVEIETDGSGPLALRGPGDVIGERGLLRLGRATLTARVAGDAVLIRLPKERFYDLIDEVPAFAAWFQRASPARPAGSGADAAGLTALKVSDLMTKGPVTCPVGGTVRDVARLMRDKGISSVILMEGESPAGIVTVRDLAHKVLAEGLDGATPVARVMTSDLITIAPEALGLDALMRLADHNISHLPVAEGGRIVGLIGRTDLFRQQAATASHMIAEIVDADSAAEMARVVAQVPSLLAQLVSAGAGASAITRRITDITDAITRRLLVLAEAELGPPPVPYLWLACGSQGRREQTGQSDQDNCLILDDGLAPGQDAYFQALAAFVSDGLHACGFVYCPGDMMATNPRWRQPRRVWRDYFAGWIAQPDNQAQMLASVMFDLRPIHGETALFRDLQAETLAMARRNSIFVAHMVSNSLKHTPPLGLLRGFALIRSGEHKDMVDLKLSGVVPVVDLGRVYALRGELMAVNTRERLEAAREAGVISKAGAHDLIDAYDFIAETRLRHQAAQIRAGERPDNFMPPAQLSELERNHLRDAFMVIKTMQSSAGQGRGVMG, translated from the coding sequence ATGCCCGACCCCGAGGCCGATATCCTGGCCAGCCTGACCCGCTATGCGCCCTTCGATATGGTGCCCGCGGCGGCTCTGGAGGCGCTGGGCCCCAGCCTGACCCGGATCGCGGCCGAGGCCGGGCAGACCCTGTCATACGAGGGCGAGCGGCTCGAGGCGTTGCTGGTGATCGAAAGCGGCAGCGTCGAGATCGAGACCGATGGCTCGGGCCCGCTTGCGCTGCGCGGCCCGGGCGATGTGATCGGCGAGCGCGGGCTGTTGCGGCTGGGGCGGGCGACGCTGACCGCGCGGGTGGCCGGGGATGCGGTGCTGATCCGGCTGCCGAAAGAGCGGTTCTACGATCTCATCGACGAGGTCCCGGCCTTTGCCGCATGGTTTCAGCGTGCCTCTCCGGCGCGGCCCGCCGGCAGCGGTGCCGATGCGGCCGGGCTGACCGCGCTGAAAGTGTCGGATCTGATGACGAAGGGGCCGGTGACCTGCCCGGTCGGGGGCACGGTCCGCGACGTGGCGCGGCTGATGCGCGACAAGGGGATCTCGTCGGTGATCCTGATGGAGGGCGAGTCGCCCGCGGGCATCGTCACCGTGCGCGACCTGGCCCACAAGGTGCTGGCCGAGGGGCTGGACGGCGCCACGCCCGTGGCCCGGGTGATGACCTCGGATCTCATCACCATCGCGCCCGAGGCGCTGGGGCTCGATGCGCTGATGCGGCTGGCCGATCACAATATCAGCCATCTGCCGGTGGCCGAGGGCGGGCGCATCGTCGGGCTGATCGGGCGCACCGATCTGTTCCGCCAGCAGGCGGCGACGGCCAGCCACATGATCGCCGAGATTGTCGATGCGGACAGCGCGGCCGAGATGGCCCGCGTCGTGGCGCAGGTGCCGAGCCTTCTCGCGCAGCTCGTCAGCGCCGGGGCAGGGGCCAGCGCCATCACCCGCCGGATCACCGACATCACCGATGCCATCACAAGGCGCCTTCTGGTCCTGGCCGAGGCCGAACTGGGCCCGCCGCCGGTGCCCTATCTGTGGCTGGCCTGCGGCAGCCAGGGCCGGCGCGAGCAGACCGGGCAGAGCGATCAGGACAATTGCCTGATCCTCGACGATGGGCTCGCACCCGGGCAGGACGCCTATTTCCAGGCGCTGGCGGCCTTCGTCTCGGACGGGTTGCACGCCTGCGGCTTCGTCTATTGCCCGGGCGACATGATGGCGACCAACCCGCGCTGGCGTCAGCCGCGCCGGGTCTGGCGCGACTATTTCGCGGGCTGGATCGCCCAGCCAGACAATCAGGCGCAGATGCTGGCCTCGGTGATGTTCGACCTGCGTCCGATCCATGGCGAGACCGCGCTGTTTCGCGATCTGCAGGCCGAGACCCTGGCCATGGCCCGCAGGAATTCCATCTTCGTCGCGCATATGGTGTCGAACTCGCTGAAACACACGCCGCCTCTGGGGCTTTTGCGCGGCTTTGCCCTGATCCGCTCGGGCGAGCACAAGGACATGGTCGATCTGAAACTCTCGGGCGTCGTGCCGGTGGTCGATCTGGGCCGGGTCTATGCGTTGAGGGGCGAGCTGATGGCGGTCAATACCCGCGAGCGGCTCGAGGCGGCGCGCGAGGCGGGCGTGATCTCGAAGGCGGGCGCGCATGATCTGATCGACGCCTATGACTTTATCGCCGAGACCCGGCTGAGGCATCAGGCGGCGCAGATCCGGGCAGGCGAGAGGCCCGACAATTTCATGCCGCCAGCGCAACTGTCCGAGCTGGAACGCAACCACCTGCGCGACGCGTTCATGGTGATCAAGACAATGCAGTCCTCGGCCGGGCAGGGCCGGGGCGTGATGGGGTAG
- a CDS encoding response regulator transcription factor has protein sequence MGEKSVLLVEDEDGIALALEFLISRQGYDTRRVTDGDAALRAMEEDRPDLVVLDVMLPERSGYEVCQIMRQNEGLKHVKVLMMTARGGEVERRKGLALGADAFLRKPFATADLTAQIRALLGEDMDA, from the coding sequence ATGGGCGAGAAGTCGGTTCTGCTGGTCGAGGACGAGGATGGCATCGCGCTTGCGCTGGAATTCCTGATCTCGCGGCAGGGCTACGACACCCGCCGCGTGACCGATGGCGATGCCGCGCTGAGGGCGATGGAGGAGGACCGCCCCGATCTGGTGGTGCTCGACGTGATGCTGCCCGAACGCTCGGGCTACGAGGTCTGCCAGATCATGCGGCAGAACGAGGGCCTGAAACATGTTAAGGTCCTGATGATGACGGCGCGCGGTGGAGAGGTCGAGCGGCGCAAGGGGCTGGCGCTGGGTGCGGATGCGTTCCTGAGGAAACCCTTCGCGACTGCGGATCTGACGGCCCAGATCCGCGCGTTGCTGGGGGAAGACATGGATGCATGA